The window GCAATCTTCGGATCGGGGAATTCGATCATATCCAAATCACTTGGATGTGAGGACTTGGTTAAATCCGAATCCTCCACCCCTACAGTTGTTTCGATGGCGGGGATCACCATGACCTGCGGAGAAGCTCCATTATACGAAAGCGATAGCTGTACAAACCCGGCAGGAGAATGGAACAAATCAGTCGACGAAAGACTGAATTCTTTCTCCAACTTGTTATCAACAGCAACGACTTCCGTTAAAGGGATCAAAGCAAAACCAAGCAACTGATCTTCAAGATAATTCTTGACCCTGCTCAACATCCATATCTCACATTTAAGTGTTGTATCTATAGACCGAACGTCGAGACGAACCATGTCATTGAACACCGGATTCCTCCCACCACCATTGATGGTTTTAGTGGAAACAGAGTTCGTAGGATCTGTTGTAAATGAAAGCCTTGCATACACATCTTGCTTATGGTAAATACATATATTGTGAATATCTCTAGCTTGATGAACAAACACCTCAAGAACACCAACAACttcatttctttccttctcaTTTCCCACAACAACacattctttcttctcttcctctaaAACACCCAATTTCTCAACTGGGGTAGccattattataattcaaaaacCTGCATCaaatttccaacaaacaacacaaaaaaacACTTCATATGAGATATATACCTCTTCATCAAAGTtcaacacacaaaaaaaaaaaaaaaaaaaggcacaAATCGCAGAGgaacaaacagaaaaataacaaCACCCAGAAGCAAAAAAACGAGTAAAACCCTCAAAAGTGAAGATAGAtagagaaaatagagaaaaccCAGAAGCTAAAAGTGGAAAAGAAGCAAAACcctaaaaacaaaactgaAGAAGAATATACCAACCAAATAGAATTGTGAGTAGAATCccaagagaaggaagaaacttcggtaaaaataaaagcagaagaaaagaagggtTGTGTTTGTTTATATCTTGCCTTAAAGCACCAAAGTCAAGAATGATAATCCGGAAAATCTGGTGAGAACTCACAAAACTCGAAATCGGCTAGCTATATAgtggaaataataatataaattggaGGTATTTAAGATCCAGAGGAACTGGgggatttaaaaaaaacaaagttacaCGCGTGGGGCTCAGATTTGACTAATGagaccaaaagaaaagaaaatccttcctttatttatttattcattccCCATCaacaattgaagaagaagaagatgaagaagaagagaagggcAGTCTTTGATTGAAAGTGGTGAGTGAGTTGTGAACTGCAGAGTGTTTTTTATTACTGTTTTTTTGCTAAGTGCTCTACACAGCTTTTGAATCATCAACATCGCTGCCtatgtttaattattgatCAAGAAAGGTGCAGCaactttcattctttctttttgctgCTGTTTTGAACCAATACTTTCTacccatttttttcatataggTAGTTgtctcaaattatataatcatCTAAAATCgagtttgtttatttatttaatctttaccaatggtttaaaaaatcaattgaaatatatatatatatatatagatgatatgatattttagGTTAGGCCAACAAATTAGgtcacaaaacaaaaatgattgtttaattAGAAGTTAAGCAAGGTTTCTGAAATGTTGTATTTGGAataataccaaaaaaatctttaagaAGATTGAATGATTCATagttgttaaaaatatttatgagatACTTTATAGGATATCCATAACTTTGAGTGATGGACCGACCATATGGAGCATTTTGTgtgtaacaaataaaatagtgAAGAGagtaaaaagaatatgataGGGCGAATTTGATGGCTTTTTGGGTTTCATTTCATGGCCTAAAACACACTTTCTTTTctcacattttcaattattaatgcTCCCAACCCCTTTTTGTCAGAACCATAACCTTTTATCAATAccactttttccttcaaattctAACATTTTTCCTCAATccaaaatatatcataatttatatatcaacAAACTCTTTAAACTCCATTTTCTCCTAAGTAgatctttaaactttaattttttttcaattacataTAGAGTATTGAGATTAAAATTCTTTACCTTCAAATAATACATATGTTAATTATCGTTGAACTAAGCTCACTTTCGcttaaaaaatatctcataCATTCTTGAACTTTCGATTTCCCTTCATTACGTCGACCTcacactttcaattttttgtctataataaatcaattagtttttaattaatttgtagatAATAGATTAATTCACAAATAAtgtattaaaagtttattgtCCAATCATATATACAATTTAAGTTTAATGGATTCATTTGGTTTCAAAAATGTCTCAAATgtctattaaattttattaatattagaaaattctaaaaaaaattagttcttttcattttaattcttttttttctttcaaaattttaatagtatttttagtgaatcaactaaaatataacaaaatttatcatctATTTAATAACAATCTTTTAGTATCTATCatcgataaaatataaaactttgttatattttcaataattttgtcatttacaataatttttatcaattttactttaaacGAACTATATTGGTATTGCTATTAGTTactatttagattttgttttgatgtcATCACCACACCTTGTTGTTCTTGATTTCCTCCGTATCAAACAAGTGAATAATTCTATTACACACGAGTTAGTTTTTCAAGTGTTCACAATTTTTCGATTTTCGACTCTTGTGGCTTGAAGATCACCTTCCACGGGtggattcaatttttctttctttattagtTGTCTCTTCATAatttttgtactaaaaatatagaacaaaaaatttgTCATTACATGCTACTTCAAATATTAACGTAGGACGACAagagatattaattatttttgaaacagaATATagtactaaaaatatattttggaaaacCCATTTAcctctttttctaaattcatgACTAAAAGatgtaattttcttaataaacaaacataaaagataaaagtgatttatttagctattttttttaaaaaaaataaagtgaagAGAAAACATAAAGAGATATGATTATTGAGAGAAATAATGAATGGGTAATTTATCCTTTTCAGGTTCCAACAAAAATTTGTGACTTTTgcttattttacttttcatcattGCTTTTCAATGGCATGTAAGGATTTGTATTTTCCACTTCCTTTTTGGCATCTCAATTTAACTTCATGTGGGGTGACACTTTTTCTCTTATATCTACTCAATTTAACTagatgatttctttttcaatttgttgtaCATATATACGATTCATTCAAACATGTtaacacattttattatttgaaaagtcatttgaaaagtaaatattatttaaattgtcCTTAGGTGAAATGTCTAATTTCCTCGGTTTAATTGACATTCAATAGGGTTTGTTTTAGATTGATTAGAATCAATGCACGTCAAAGTAGATTTACAAGCCAACCTAACTTATTGCTTCTAACCAAATACTATCTAATTGTCACGAGTCAAAAGATTCAATACAAAGCcaaagttatatatttttcaccgtccaaacatatataacaaaacttcatttaaagaacaaaattaaaccaaagACGTATAAAACAAGTTAAAGTACTTATCCTCTTTGATTTAAAGAGATAAAAGGAGAATCTAAGAAAACCCGTTAGTTAGAAAATGAGTACCTTATATAGCATTTCATCCACATGTCGGATGGTGAGGAGATATTTGGATTAAAAAGCAACATAAAAAGACTCGAAAAACTGGAAGAAAACCGAAGAGAAAATTAAGGTTGGATTTCGAGGTAGGTACTAAAAGTTGGTGGCATaaacatgtatatataattttgtcataGCATCGTGGCATGTCAAAAGTTTGGAGCAACACGATGCTTGGCCATTTATGCAAAAGGTAAAAGTGTGTTGCCTTTCAGCGCCAAGGCTTCATATTTTTGCTTCGCGTTGCCTCGGTTGACTTCATTTAATTTCGTAATGATTCAAATTAGCTATGAAATGACATAATCACCACATTACACCCACGAATTGCTCAAAACCTATAGTACAATCAAATAAGATAgtaaaaatgatgaaatgagTTCAAATTAAGTGAAAATAGATAACATATTTCATAtgttatcaaatttgaatctaGAACTTCTTGTTTTCAACTACATATAGATGTCGGATTTGAGTGGCCTATCcatatctatcaatgatatttttttataacctTTGCACGTAcctgaaggtaaaaaaatgtCCCTAcaattgtgaaaaaataaaagtaaataaataaacattttctcACTCCACTTCACTCTTCTCCACTACCACCAACCCTTTTTAAATATCTCCCATCACCTACCAACACATTACTTTCtctttgcttttattttcatccaaaGGTCATCAAGATTCTTTTTCCCCACATTGACTTAGATCCGTCCCAAGTCAATATCAATTATTGTGTgtgagtatatatatgtatattgaaTTCCTCATTCTCCAATCCTCCATTTACTTTTACAATAACCATCCATCAATCTTCTAggtttaaaactaaaattataacaatatctTAAGATAGCTTAGTGAAAAAACTATCTTTTAATTCCCTTTAAGCTCAAGTTCAAGTCTCACTTTTTTAGCTTCTAGTCAGAAAATTAACTTAActaatatgtattatattttcttgaacttgattcatatatttgtaattattcatTTAGCTCACACCTActtaattgttttaatgttttaagaataatttataGCTTTTGTTccttgtaaaatttaatttagaaaaagacaAGACAAAGGACCCAAAGACTATTCCAAAAGATAGCAAATCATGAACCACCAGTACTATACAAGAACAGCCACCACCATTATTGACTCAACTTTGGTACCAAATTTGATGGGGAGCTTTACAATTCCTTCAAAACATGAACTGCCGATTGGTTTCCGATTTCGTCCCACGGAGGAGGAGCTGGTTACTCATTACCTGAACAACAAGATTCTCGGCCGTCAACATCTTGTTCAATGTATCCCTCAGATTGATCTCTTCAACTACGATCCTTGGAAGCTCCCTGGTATGtactttaattcattttcaccatTTTACAAAACCccctgtttttcttcttctttaataatcatcatcattatcttcctcttcttcttcttccattcagAGCGTTCCCTTCTCGACTCCGATAATTATGAGTGGTTTTTCTTCCGATCCCTCACCTCCAAAACTAAAAGGACTACCGTTTCTGGGTGCTGGAGATCCACCGGCGATGATAAACGCATCGTGGCTCGGGGAACCAACAAAGTCATCGCCACTCGAAAAATTTTAGTGTTCTATCAAGGCCAGGGTAAGGCTGCTGTAAAAACCAAATGGGTCCTTCATGAATATCACCTTTTTCAACAAGATACTACTGACATCTCATCATCccaggttttttctttttctttttcttttgtcgaTAACATCagtttaagcttttgggttaaACTATATAGTGATTTTGTTAGATGCCGTTCGTCGTTTGTCGATTGAAAGAAAGTGCAGAAGAGTTTAGATCAGATGATCAacgaaagaaaagcaaaaagagaCAAGTCCATGTAAGTAAGAGTAGTGGTATTGACTTTAGCTTGAGATTAATTTggtaataatttaatttaatgtttaatatttgtaaattcagTGGAATGGAGAGAATGATCAACCTGCTTTGGAAGATTTTCCAAATACACATCAACCAACACAGCcttcaaattattttgaaaatgaggtTATGAACTCAGGATTTGATACAGATGATGCGAGCTCG of the Cucumis sativus cultivar 9930 chromosome 3, Cucumber_9930_V3, whole genome shotgun sequence genome contains:
- the LOC101220782 gene encoding uncharacterized protein LOC101220782, which gives rise to MATPVEKLGVLEEEKKECVVVGNEKERNEVVGVLEVFVHQARDIHNICIYHKQDVYARLSFTTDPTNSVSTKTINGGGRNPVFNDMVRLDVRSIDTTLKCEIWMLSRVKNYLEDQLLGFALIPLTEVVAVDNKLEKEFSLSSTDLFHSPAGFVQLSLSYNGASPQVMVIPAIETTVGVEDSDLTKSSHPSDLDMIEFPDPKIANEDQIMVSEYFGIPCSNLDSESSESLPVSEGENHHVISSVESFSISKDKSSEDTKKDSPRSEVQKGAVSSPQSPSEAPVDSKCKTQEVSARNGTSEKEEKNGEANDCCSDTIRKPLVSVSIEAEEKVVQQDIVEMYMKSMQQFTESLAKMKLPLDIDTNGGSPSPATSSSDPNLQSPKNSGPRVFYGSRAFF
- the LOC101221408 gene encoding NAC domain-containing protein 96 isoform X2 yields the protein MNHQYYTRTATTIIDSTLVPNLMGSFTIPSKHELPIGFRFRPTEEELVTHYLNNKILGRQHLVQCIPQIDLFNYDPWKLPERSLLDSDNYEWFFFRSLTSKTKRTTVSGCWRSTGDDKRIVARGTNKVIATRKILVFYQGQGKAAVKTKWVLHEYHLFQQDTTDISSSQMPFVVCRLKESAEEFRSDDQRKKSKKRQVHWNGENDQPALEDFPNTHQPTQPSNYFENEVMNSGFDTDDASSKMFFKTTPWPSESEPREPGLLNISQQVSDSNSEGNEQLSQPQSSMASEPNSNDQLGWFLNYMVDNDETDQINVILKRHSMEEFQSMARELEAGDTTSVSSEGMRTTIQKSCRKPLIARHCQYKEENDESQDDSCGQTLKVQRQPKSNNIVAHRDEPKRDESREVFILQGGNVEKHTSVIYSNETPTNCFWYILTTKRIHHKSNDQPIDYVAKVLLGFIILIMFVLTSF
- the LOC101221408 gene encoding NAC domain-containing protein 96 isoform X1; translated protein: MNHQYYTRTATTIIDSTLVPNLMGSFTIPSKHELPIGFRFRPTEEELVTHYLNNKILGRQHLVQCIPQIDLFNYDPWKLPERSLLDSDNYEWFFFRSLTSKTKRTTVSGCWRSTGDDKRIVARGTNKVIATRKILVFYQGQGKAAVKTKWVLHEYHLFQQDTTDISSSQMPFVVCRLKESAEEFRSDDQRKKSKKRQVHWNGENDQPALEDFPNTHQPTQPSNYFENEVMNSGFDTDDASSKMFFKTTPWPSESEPREPGLLNISQQVSDSNSEGNEQLSQPQSSMASEPNSNDQLGWFLNYMVDNDETDQINVILKRHSMEEFQSMARELEAGDTTSVKVSSEGMRTTIQKSCRKPLIARHCQYKEENDESQDDSCGQTLKVQRQPKSNNIVAHRDEPKRDESREVFILQGGNVEKHTSVIYSNETPTNCFWYILTTKRIHHKSNDQPIDYVAKVLLGFIILIMFVLTSF